One genomic segment of Burkholderiaceae bacterium includes these proteins:
- the lptB gene encoding LPS export ABC transporter ATP-binding protein has product MQVRGLRKNYGARRVVHDVSLDVTSGEVVGLLGPNGAGKTTSFYMIVGLVRADAGSIRIDGQAVEHMPIHRRSRLGLSYLPQEASIFRKLTVAENVRAVLELQHDEHGKPLARDEIEQRLTELLEQLHVQELRDSPAPALSGGERRRVEIARALATQPRFILLDEPFAGIDPIAVIEIQRIIAFLKSRGIGVLITDHNVRETLGICDHAVIITEGRVLATGTPTDIVANPDVRRVYLGEHFRL; this is encoded by the coding sequence ATGCAGGTGCGCGGGCTGCGCAAGAACTACGGCGCGCGCCGCGTGGTGCACGACGTGTCGCTGGACGTGACCAGCGGCGAGGTGGTGGGCCTGCTGGGCCCCAACGGCGCGGGCAAGACCACCTCGTTCTACATGATCGTCGGGCTGGTGCGCGCCGACGCCGGCAGCATCCGCATCGACGGGCAGGCGGTCGAGCACATGCCGATCCACCGGCGCTCGCGCCTGGGCCTGTCCTACCTGCCGCAGGAGGCCTCGATCTTCCGCAAGCTGACGGTGGCCGAGAACGTGCGCGCCGTGCTGGAGCTGCAGCACGACGAACACGGCAAGCCGCTGGCGCGTGACGAGATCGAGCAGCGCCTGACCGAGCTGCTGGAGCAGCTGCACGTGCAGGAGCTGCGCGACTCGCCCGCGCCGGCGCTGTCGGGCGGCGAGCGCCGACGCGTGGAGATCGCGCGCGCGCTGGCCACGCAGCCGCGCTTCATCCTGCTGGACGAGCCCTTTGCCGGCATCGACCCAATCGCCGTGATCGAGATCCAGCGCATCATCGCCTTCCTCAAGTCGCGCGGCATCGGCGTGCTGATCACCGACCACAACGTGCGCGAGACGCTGGGCATCTGCGACCACGCGGTCATCATCACCGAGGGCCGCGTGCTGGCCACCGGCACGCCGACCGACATCGTGGCCAACCCGGACGTGCGCCGCGTGTACCTCGGCGAGCACTTCAGACTATGA
- the rpoN gene encoding RNA polymerase factor sigma-54, which produces MKPGLSLRTSQHLALTPQLQQSIRLLQLSTLELAGEVEQMLLDNPFLEREDEHADAGHAEPVHEPREREAADTRNAIDSEAVDAESTGAEAEFESKQDWLDDWEGDGADAPSDREWGDGAVASPPGDEHDPGERGAPRESLAAHLHGQALALRLAPEDVAVLRFLIESLNEDGYLEDSLAQLAATLVDDGDELDALDTLVHRFNFALKLLQSMEPAGVGARDLPECLSLQLRARLADATLAPAAQASARAALALLAQPQALDALARRDVRRLAQASGQDEAAVRAAMTLIATLEPKPGRRFADVEHNVIVPDVIVSASGSGAAQRLRVQLNPEVLPRLRVHELYARALRGGKEGGGHAALGQQLQEARWFIRNIQQRFDTILRVAEAIVQRQRSFFTHGELAMRPLVQRELADALGVHESTISRVTTAKYMATPRGTFELKYFFGSALGTEAGGNASSTAVRALIRQFVAAEDPCRPLSDQRLAEMLKEQGIDCARRTVAKYREALKIAPTPLRKQL; this is translated from the coding sequence ATGAAACCCGGCCTCTCGCTGCGCACCTCGCAGCACCTGGCGCTCACTCCGCAGCTGCAGCAGTCGATCCGCCTGCTGCAGCTGTCCACGCTGGAGCTGGCCGGCGAGGTGGAGCAGATGCTGCTGGACAACCCTTTCCTCGAGCGCGAGGACGAGCACGCCGACGCCGGGCACGCCGAGCCCGTGCACGAGCCGCGGGAGCGCGAGGCCGCCGACACCCGGAATGCTATCGATTCAGAAGCTGTTGACGCAGAATCGACGGGGGCCGAAGCCGAATTCGAATCCAAACAGGACTGGCTGGACGACTGGGAGGGCGATGGCGCCGACGCCCCCAGCGACCGCGAATGGGGCGATGGCGCGGTGGCCAGCCCGCCCGGCGACGAGCACGACCCCGGCGAGCGCGGCGCCCCGCGCGAGTCGCTGGCCGCCCACCTGCACGGCCAGGCGCTGGCGCTGCGCCTGGCGCCCGAGGATGTGGCGGTGCTGCGCTTCCTGATCGAGTCGCTGAACGAGGACGGCTACCTGGAGGATTCGCTAGCGCAGCTGGCCGCCACCCTGGTGGACGACGGCGACGAGCTGGACGCGCTGGACACCCTGGTGCACCGCTTCAACTTCGCGCTGAAGCTGCTGCAGTCGATGGAGCCCGCCGGCGTGGGCGCGCGCGACCTGCCCGAATGCCTGTCGCTGCAGCTCAGGGCGCGCCTGGCCGACGCCACGCTGGCGCCTGCCGCCCAGGCCAGCGCCCGCGCCGCGCTGGCCCTGCTGGCCCAGCCCCAGGCGCTGGACGCGCTGGCCCGGCGCGACGTGCGCCGCCTGGCGCAGGCCAGCGGCCAGGACGAAGCCGCGGTGCGCGCCGCCATGACCCTGATCGCCACGCTGGAGCCCAAGCCCGGCCGGCGCTTTGCCGACGTCGAGCACAACGTCATCGTGCCCGACGTCATCGTCTCGGCCAGCGGCAGCGGCGCGGCACAGCGTCTGCGCGTGCAGCTCAACCCCGAGGTGCTGCCGCGCCTGCGCGTGCACGAGCTGTACGCGCGCGCGCTGCGCGGCGGCAAGGAGGGCGGCGGCCACGCGGCGCTCGGCCAGCAGCTGCAGGAAGCGCGCTGGTTCATCCGCAACATCCAGCAGCGCTTCGACACCATCCTGCGCGTGGCCGAGGCCATCGTGCAGCGCCAGCGCAGCTTCTTCACCCACGGCGAGCTGGCCATGCGCCCGCTGGTGCAGCGCGAGCTGGCCGACGCGCTGGGCGTACACGAATCGACCATCTCGCGCGTGACCACCGCCAAGTACATGGCCACGCCGCGCGGCACCTTCGAGCTGAAGTATTTCTTCGGCTCGGCCCTGGGCACCGAGGCCGGCGGCAACGCCAGCAGCACTGCCGTGCGCGCGCTCATCCGGCAGTTCGTCGCCGCCGAGGACCCATGCCGGCCGCTGTCCGACCAGCGGCTGGCCGAGATGCTGAAGGAGCAAGGCATCGACTGCGCGCGCCGCACCGTGGCCAAGTACCGCGAGGCACTCAAGATCGCCCCCACCCCGCTGCGCAAGCAGCTCTAG
- a CDS encoding thioesterase family protein, with protein MARIVFDLPARFGFATELQIYISHVNQDGHLDNAQLLSLVSEARLRFFQSLGYREGHVDGAAIVVGDMLAQYKSEAFHGETLRVQMQPADFNRYGFDLVFCMTEVTQQREVARGKTGIVFIDPGTRRVTPIPAGVLAALQRSAQADGEPA; from the coding sequence ATGGCCCGCATCGTCTTCGACCTCCCGGCGCGCTTCGGCTTTGCGACCGAGCTGCAGATCTACATCAGCCACGTCAACCAGGACGGGCACCTGGACAACGCCCAGCTGCTCAGCCTGGTGTCCGAGGCGCGGCTGCGCTTCTTCCAGTCGCTGGGCTACCGCGAGGGCCACGTCGACGGCGCCGCCATCGTGGTCGGCGACATGCTGGCGCAGTACAAGTCCGAGGCCTTTCATGGCGAGACCCTGCGCGTGCAGATGCAGCCAGCCGACTTCAACCGCTACGGGTTCGACCTGGTGTTCTGCATGACCGAAGTGACGCAGCAACGCGAAGTGGCGCGCGGCAAGACCGGCATCGTCTTCATCGACCCCGGCACGCGCCGCGTCACCCCGATCCCGGCCGGCGTGCTGGCCGCGCTGCAGCGCAGCGCCCAGGCCGATGGTGAGCCCGCATGA
- a CDS encoding class I SAM-dependent RNA methyltransferase — translation MLTLFLPCASGVEDFLADEVHGLTGLAGQDLLTLRGGVRVRGDWALALRLNLMSRLAQRVLVELAHGPYQSEDELYALTASVAWEDWFAPRQSFRVDVTAQASPLKSLNFATLRIKDAVADRFRQQAGGVRPSIDTQRPDVRVQAHLTATHATLYIDTSGEPLFKRGWRQDKGEAPLKETLAAAMLAASGWWQPATRSVSPAPLYDPCCGSGTIVIEAAQLALGLPPGGQRRFAFERLKRFDAAQWNAIKNEAAWADPVRASGLKDSESSTPRVFGSDVAHRMVDFAQRNAARAGVAAAVELRGGDALQRQPPCAQPGVLLMNPPYGERIAAAGVAGRGRGREAFQSGTLAQQRAEGAGPGEVNAGDEFFARLAAHWKSHYAGWSAWLLTPDLKLPGRLRLKESRRVPLWNGPIECRLFRFDLTARAPRQDPPAA, via the coding sequence ATGCTGACCCTGTTCCTGCCCTGCGCCAGCGGCGTGGAGGACTTTCTGGCCGACGAGGTGCACGGCCTCACCGGCCTGGCCGGGCAAGACCTGCTGACCCTGCGCGGCGGCGTGCGCGTGCGCGGCGACTGGGCGCTGGCCCTGCGCCTGAACCTGATGAGCCGCCTGGCCCAGCGCGTGCTGGTCGAACTGGCGCACGGCCCCTACCAAAGCGAGGACGAGCTGTACGCGCTGACCGCCAGCGTGGCGTGGGAAGACTGGTTTGCCCCGCGCCAGAGCTTTCGGGTGGACGTGACCGCGCAGGCCAGCCCGCTCAAGAGCCTGAACTTCGCCACCCTGCGCATCAAGGACGCGGTGGCCGACCGCTTTCGCCAGCAGGCCGGCGGCGTGCGTCCCAGCATCGACACCCAGCGCCCCGACGTGCGCGTGCAGGCGCACCTGACGGCCACGCACGCCACGCTGTACATCGACACCAGCGGTGAGCCGCTGTTCAAGCGCGGCTGGCGCCAAGACAAGGGCGAGGCGCCGCTGAAGGAAACCCTGGCCGCCGCCATGCTGGCCGCCAGCGGCTGGTGGCAGCCGGCCACGCGCAGCGTCTCGCCCGCGCCGCTGTACGACCCCTGCTGCGGCTCGGGCACCATCGTCATCGAGGCGGCGCAACTGGCCCTGGGCCTGCCGCCGGGCGGGCAGCGGCGCTTTGCCTTCGAGCGGCTCAAGCGCTTCGATGCCGCGCAGTGGAATGCTATTAAAAATGAAGCTGCTTGGGCAGATCCCGTCCGGGCCAGCGGCCTGAAAGACTCCGAATCGTCCACGCCCCGGGTGTTCGGCAGCGACGTGGCCCACCGCATGGTCGACTTCGCCCAGCGCAACGCCGCGCGCGCCGGCGTGGCCGCCGCCGTCGAGCTGCGCGGCGGCGACGCGCTGCAGCGCCAGCCGCCCTGCGCGCAGCCCGGCGTGCTGCTGATGAACCCGCCCTATGGCGAGCGCATCGCGGCGGCCGGCGTGGCCGGCCGGGGCCGCGGGCGCGAGGCCTTTCAAAGCGGCACGCTGGCGCAGCAGCGCGCCGAAGGAGCCGGCCCGGGCGAGGTCAACGCCGGCGACGAATTCTTTGCCCGCCTGGCCGCGCACTGGAAGAGCCACTACGCCGGCTGGAGCGCCTGGCTACTCACCCCCGACCTCAAGCTGCCCGGCCGCCTGCGCCTGAAGGAGTCGCGCCGCGTGCCGCTGTGGAACGGGCCGATCGAGTGCCGGCTGTTCAGGTTCGACCTGACGGCACGCGCACCGCGCCAGGACCCGCCTGCCGCGTAA
- a CDS encoding LysR family transcriptional regulator: MRIDLSLRQLEAFVQVATSGSFRRAAAELGQAQPVVSRLIGQAEQTLGTRLFDRDTRRVEITAAGRELLPVAQRILRDFDSALSELGEFMQGRSGRVTVAALPSAGTALVPQAMVALRRTHPAVEFSLIEAPAEALLAAVEEGRADLGLSVRPAPQQRLQYRHLLDDPMVLLCRADDPLAARPAVPWSVFAQQPFIASAPRSSIRPITDAVLMQKRLALHSALEYPSVTACGALVAAGLGITALPRLALGLVSMQGLAAVPLVRPQASRAIGIVTRIGRTLPPVGRAFVATLLEQHGPARR, encoded by the coding sequence ATGCGGATCGACTTGAGCCTGCGGCAGCTGGAAGCCTTCGTGCAGGTGGCCACCAGCGGCAGCTTTCGGCGCGCCGCCGCCGAGCTGGGGCAGGCGCAGCCGGTGGTGAGCCGCCTGATCGGCCAGGCCGAGCAGACGCTGGGCACGCGCTTGTTCGACCGCGACACGCGGCGCGTGGAGATCACCGCCGCCGGGCGCGAGCTGCTGCCGGTGGCCCAGCGCATCCTGCGCGACTTCGACAGCGCGCTGAGCGAGCTGGGCGAGTTCATGCAGGGGCGCAGCGGCCGTGTCACGGTGGCGGCGCTGCCTTCGGCCGGCACCGCGCTGGTGCCGCAGGCCATGGTGGCGCTGCGGCGCACGCACCCGGCGGTCGAGTTCTCGCTGATCGAGGCGCCCGCCGAGGCCCTGCTGGCCGCCGTGGAGGAAGGCCGCGCCGACCTGGGCCTGAGCGTGCGCCCGGCGCCGCAGCAGCGCCTGCAGTACCGCCATCTGCTGGACGACCCGATGGTGCTGCTGTGCCGCGCGGACGATCCGCTGGCCGCGCGCCCCGCGGTGCCCTGGTCGGTGTTTGCGCAGCAGCCCTTCATCGCCAGCGCGCCGCGCAGCAGCATCCGGCCGATCACCGATGCCGTGTTGATGCAAAAGCGCCTGGCGCTGCACTCGGCGCTGGAATACCCCAGCGTGACGGCCTGCGGCGCGCTGGTGGCCGCTGGCCTGGGCATCACCGCGTTGCCGCGCCTGGCGCTGGGGCTGGTCAGCATGCAGGGCCTGGCGGCGGTGCCGCTGGTGCGCCCGCAGGCCAGCCGGGCGATCGGCATCGTCACGCGCATCGGGCGCACGCTGCCGCCGGTGGGCCGCGCCTTCGTGGCGACGCTGCTGGAGCAGCACGGGCCGGCGCGGCGCTGA
- a CDS encoding CoA transferase translates to MAGVLEGVRVLELGQVLAGPFAGAILADLGAEVVKIERVEGGDDARRMGPDFRHGDALNFHIFNRGKQSVALDLKSAEGRAAFERLAGEADIFIHNLRPGVPAKLGIDGPALCARHPRLIYGEISAFGHLGPMARQPGYEPLVQAFSGLSSTNGGPDDPPMRSAASLCDQGSGMWVVIGALALLHRRAQTGRGGILSTSLLETALVWNGQKADAYVNEGRLPVRDRSGHPGFVPYEAFDTQDAPLLICCGNDRLFAKLAAALGRPDWLADERLATNRARLAHKAALLEQLAPLLRTRPRAEWLARLEAAGVPCAPIHSVPEALAHPQVQALGILAAVPGQDFALTALPLTIDGQRPLPRAAAPGLGQHNAAHGVPALLSDPASKKETS, encoded by the coding sequence ATGGCCGGTGTGCTTGAGGGTGTGCGCGTGCTGGAGCTGGGCCAGGTGCTGGCCGGCCCGTTCGCCGGCGCCATCCTGGCCGACCTGGGCGCCGAGGTGGTGAAGATCGAGCGCGTGGAAGGCGGCGACGACGCGCGCCGCATGGGGCCCGACTTCCGGCACGGCGACGCGCTCAACTTCCACATCTTCAACCGCGGCAAGCAATCGGTGGCGCTGGACCTGAAAAGCGCCGAGGGCCGAGCCGCCTTCGAGCGGCTGGCGGGCGAGGCGGACATCTTCATCCACAACCTGCGCCCGGGCGTGCCCGCCAAGCTGGGCATCGACGGCCCGGCCCTGTGCGCGCGCCACCCGCGCCTGATCTACGGCGAAATCTCGGCCTTCGGCCACCTGGGACCGATGGCGCGGCAACCCGGCTACGAGCCGCTGGTGCAGGCCTTCAGCGGGCTGTCCAGCACCAACGGCGGGCCGGATGACCCGCCCATGCGCTCGGCCGCCTCGCTGTGCGACCAGGGCAGCGGCATGTGGGTGGTGATCGGCGCGCTGGCCCTGCTGCACCGGCGCGCGCAAACGGGGCGCGGCGGCATCCTCAGCACCTCGCTGCTGGAGACCGCCCTGGTCTGGAACGGCCAGAAGGCCGACGCCTACGTCAACGAAGGGCGCCTGCCGGTGCGCGACCGCTCGGGCCACCCCGGCTTCGTGCCCTACGAGGCCTTCGACACGCAGGACGCACCGCTGCTCATCTGCTGCGGCAACGACCGCCTGTTCGCCAAGCTGGCCGCCGCGCTGGGCCGGCCCGACTGGCTGGCGGACGAGCGCTTGGCCACCAACCGCGCCCGCCTGGCGCACAAGGCGGCGCTGCTGGAGCAGCTGGCGCCCCTGCTGCGCACGCGCCCGCGCGCCGAATGGCTGGCGCGCCTGGAGGCCGCGGGCGTGCCCTGCGCGCCCATCCACAGCGTGCCCGAGGCGCTGGCGCACCCGCAGGTGCAGGCGCTGGGCATCCTGGCTGCGGTGCCGGGCCAGGACTTCGCACTCACCGCGCTGCCGCTCACCATCGACGGCCAGCGCCCGCTGCCGCGCGCGGCAGCGCCTGGTCTGGGCCAGCACAATGCGGCGCACGGTGTGCCGGCGCTGCTTTCCGATCCCGCATCCAAGAAGGAGACGTCATGA